Proteins found in one Drosophila busckii strain San Diego stock center, stock number 13000-0081.31 chromosome 2R, ASM1175060v1, whole genome shotgun sequence genomic segment:
- the LOC108596389 gene encoding endophilin-B2 isoform X3 — MNINLPNFNMKNLVKEAGSTISRVVQLTEEKLGTTERTEYDLHFQSLAERADVTKSWTEKIVRDTESVLIPNPQNRVEDFIFEKIDKSKPKRLSNLEHLALNMIEAGGDFGQDMPYGQALIKVGQAEQKLGQHEHDFIATSGICFTQPLRKFLEGEMKTISKERGILETKRLDLDACKNRVKKARSMLGQQAKDGISPEAVLEQAERDLRVAQAEFDRQSEITKLLLDGISTSQASHLRHLHAFIQTQVRYYKQCGDVMEQLQRELAKMQPAKPRLRINSEDVDGPPSIASAHSFDSDTTSIALALAVESDHESDSDSAHLYRSIDIGQAKALTHLLEEFEIEFDTSAITTV; from the exons ATGAATATAAACTTGCCgaattttaatatgaaaaacCTCGTTAAAGAGGCGGGCAGCACAATATCGCGAGTGGTGCAG CTGACGGAGGAAAAGTTGGGCACCACAGAGCGCACCGAATATGATTTACACTTCCAAAGTCTGGCCGAACGCGCGGATGTGACAAAGTCATGGACCGAGAAGATTGTGCGGGACACAGAATCGGTGCTCATACCGAATCCACAGAACCGTGTGGAGGATTTTATATTCGAAAAAATAGATAAATCGAAGCCTAAGCGCCTCAGCAACTTGGAGCATTTGGCATTGAATATGATAGAAGCGGGTGGCGACTTCGGCCAGGATATGCCTTATGGACAGGCATTAATAAAg GTGGGTCAAGCTGAGCAGAAGCTGGGCCAGCATGAGCATGATTTCATAGCCACCTCGGGAATTTGCTTTACGCAACCATTGCGCAAGTTTCTTGAAGGTGAGATGAAGACAATAAGCAAGGAGCGCGGCATACTGGAGACTAAACG CTTGGACTTGGATGCCTGCAAGAATCGTGTGAAGAAGGCACGCAGCATGCTGGGTCAGCAGGCG AAAGATGGCATTTCGCCAGAGGCTGTCTTGGAACAG GCCGAACGTGATTTGCGTGTGGCACAGGCCGAGTTCGATCGTCAGTCGGAGATAACTAAGCTACTGCTGGATGGCATTAGCACATCTCAGGCATCGCATTTGCGGCATCTTCATGCCTTCATACAGACACAGGTGCGCTACTACAAGCAGTGTGGCGACGTCATGGAGCAATTGCAGCGCGAATTGGCCAA AATGCAGCCAGCCAAGCCGCGCCTGCGCATCAATAGCGAAGATGTCGACGGGCCTCCCAGCATTGCTTCGGCGCATTCTTTTGACTCTGATACAACTTCCATTGCACTAGCACTAGCTGTAGAAAGCGATCACGAGTCTGATAGTGATAGTGCGCATTTATATCGCAGCATAGACATTGGCCAAGCCAAGGCGCTCACACATCTGCTGGAAGAGTTTGAAATTGAGTTCGATACGAGCGCCATAACAACAgtttaa
- the LOC108596389 gene encoding endophilin-B1 isoform X4, with translation MNINLPNFNMKNLVKEAGSTISRVVQLTEEKLGTTERTEYDLHFQSLAERADVTKSWTEKIVRDTESVLIPNPQNRVEDFIFEKIDKSKPKRLSNLEHLALNMIEAGGDFGQDMPYGQALIKVGQAEQKLGQHEHDFIATSGICFTQPLRKFLEGEMKTISKERGILETKRLDLDACKNRVKKARSMLGQQAAERDLRVAQAEFDRQSEITKLLLDGISTSQASHLRHLHAFIQTQVRYYKQCGDVMEQLQRELAKMQPAKPRLRINSEDVDGPPSIASAHSFDSDTTSIALALAVESDHESDSDSAHLYRSIDIGQAKALTHLLEEFEIEFDTSAITTV, from the exons ATGAATATAAACTTGCCgaattttaatatgaaaaacCTCGTTAAAGAGGCGGGCAGCACAATATCGCGAGTGGTGCAG CTGACGGAGGAAAAGTTGGGCACCACAGAGCGCACCGAATATGATTTACACTTCCAAAGTCTGGCCGAACGCGCGGATGTGACAAAGTCATGGACCGAGAAGATTGTGCGGGACACAGAATCGGTGCTCATACCGAATCCACAGAACCGTGTGGAGGATTTTATATTCGAAAAAATAGATAAATCGAAGCCTAAGCGCCTCAGCAACTTGGAGCATTTGGCATTGAATATGATAGAAGCGGGTGGCGACTTCGGCCAGGATATGCCTTATGGACAGGCATTAATAAAg GTGGGTCAAGCTGAGCAGAAGCTGGGCCAGCATGAGCATGATTTCATAGCCACCTCGGGAATTTGCTTTACGCAACCATTGCGCAAGTTTCTTGAAGGTGAGATGAAGACAATAAGCAAGGAGCGCGGCATACTGGAGACTAAACG CTTGGACTTGGATGCCTGCAAGAATCGTGTGAAGAAGGCACGCAGCATGCTGGGTCAGCAGGCG GCCGAACGTGATTTGCGTGTGGCACAGGCCGAGTTCGATCGTCAGTCGGAGATAACTAAGCTACTGCTGGATGGCATTAGCACATCTCAGGCATCGCATTTGCGGCATCTTCATGCCTTCATACAGACACAGGTGCGCTACTACAAGCAGTGTGGCGACGTCATGGAGCAATTGCAGCGCGAATTGGCCAA AATGCAGCCAGCCAAGCCGCGCCTGCGCATCAATAGCGAAGATGTCGACGGGCCTCCCAGCATTGCTTCGGCGCATTCTTTTGACTCTGATACAACTTCCATTGCACTAGCACTAGCTGTAGAAAGCGATCACGAGTCTGATAGTGATAGTGCGCATTTATATCGCAGCATAGACATTGGCCAAGCCAAGGCGCTCACACATCTGCTGGAAGAGTTTGAAATTGAGTTCGATACGAGCGCCATAACAACAgtttaa
- the LOC108596389 gene encoding endophilin-B1 isoform X5: MNINLPNFNMKNLVKEAGSTISRVVQLTEEKLGTTERTEYDLHFQSLAERADVTKSWTEKIVRDTESVLIPNPQNRVEDFIFEKIDKSKPKRLSNLEHLALNMIEAGGDFGQDMPYGQALIKVGQAEQKLGQHEHDFIATSGICFTQPLRKFLEGEMKTISKERGILETKRLDLDACKNRVKKARSMLGQQAKDGISPEAVLEQAERDLRVAQAEFDRQSEITKLLLDGISTSQASHLRHLHAFIQTQVRYYKQCGDVMEQLQRELAKMQPAKPRLRINSEDVDGPPSIASAHSFDSDTTSIALALAVESDHESDSDSAHLYRSIDIGQAKALTHLLEEFEIEFDTSAITTVIFVAECSPINEDYMYGKQGLMKGLVPRAFVEMLDDEHDVTL, encoded by the exons ATGAATATAAACTTGCCgaattttaatatgaaaaacCTCGTTAAAGAGGCGGGCAGCACAATATCGCGAGTGGTGCAG CTGACGGAGGAAAAGTTGGGCACCACAGAGCGCACCGAATATGATTTACACTTCCAAAGTCTGGCCGAACGCGCGGATGTGACAAAGTCATGGACCGAGAAGATTGTGCGGGACACAGAATCGGTGCTCATACCGAATCCACAGAACCGTGTGGAGGATTTTATATTCGAAAAAATAGATAAATCGAAGCCTAAGCGCCTCAGCAACTTGGAGCATTTGGCATTGAATATGATAGAAGCGGGTGGCGACTTCGGCCAGGATATGCCTTATGGACAGGCATTAATAAAg GTGGGTCAAGCTGAGCAGAAGCTGGGCCAGCATGAGCATGATTTCATAGCCACCTCGGGAATTTGCTTTACGCAACCATTGCGCAAGTTTCTTGAAGGTGAGATGAAGACAATAAGCAAGGAGCGCGGCATACTGGAGACTAAACG CTTGGACTTGGATGCCTGCAAGAATCGTGTGAAGAAGGCACGCAGCATGCTGGGTCAGCAGGCG AAAGATGGCATTTCGCCAGAGGCTGTCTTGGAACAG GCCGAACGTGATTTGCGTGTGGCACAGGCCGAGTTCGATCGTCAGTCGGAGATAACTAAGCTACTGCTGGATGGCATTAGCACATCTCAGGCATCGCATTTGCGGCATCTTCATGCCTTCATACAGACACAGGTGCGCTACTACAAGCAGTGTGGCGACGTCATGGAGCAATTGCAGCGCGAATTGGCCAA AATGCAGCCAGCCAAGCCGCGCCTGCGCATCAATAGCGAAGATGTCGACGGGCCTCCCAGCATTGCTTCGGCGCATTCTTTTGACTCTGATACAACTTCCATTGCACTAGCACTAGCTGTAGAAAGCGATCACGAGTCTGATAGTGATAGTGCGCATTTATATCGCAGCATAGACATTGGCCAAGCCAAGGCGCTCACACATCTGCTGGAAGAGTTTGAAATTGAGTTCGATACGAGCGCCATAACAACA GTTATTTTTGTAGCTGAATGCTCACCCATTAATGAGGATTACATGTACGGCAAGCAGGGTCTGATGAAGGGCTTGGTGCCTCGTGCTTTTGTCGAGATGCTTGATGATGAGCACGATGTTACACTCTAA
- the LOC108596389 gene encoding endophilin-B1 isoform X6 — protein sequence MNINLPNFNMKNLVKEAGSTISRVVQLTEEKLGTTERTEYDLHFQSLAERADVTKSWTEKIVRDTESVLIPNPQNRVEDFIFEKIDKSKPKRLSNLEHLALNMIEAGGDFGQDMPYGQALIKVGQAEQKLGQHEHDFIATSGICFTQPLRKFLEGEMKTISKERGILETKRLDLDACKNRVKKARSMLGQQAAERDLRVAQAEFDRQSEITKLLLDGISTSQASHLRHLHAFIQTQVRYYKQCGDVMEQLQRELAKMQPAKPRLRINSEDVDGPPSIASAHSFDSDTTSIALALAVESDHESDSDSAHLYRSIDIGQAKALTHLLEEFEIEFDTSAITTVIFVAECSPINEDYMYGKQGLMKGLVPRAFVEMLDDEHDVTL from the exons ATGAATATAAACTTGCCgaattttaatatgaaaaacCTCGTTAAAGAGGCGGGCAGCACAATATCGCGAGTGGTGCAG CTGACGGAGGAAAAGTTGGGCACCACAGAGCGCACCGAATATGATTTACACTTCCAAAGTCTGGCCGAACGCGCGGATGTGACAAAGTCATGGACCGAGAAGATTGTGCGGGACACAGAATCGGTGCTCATACCGAATCCACAGAACCGTGTGGAGGATTTTATATTCGAAAAAATAGATAAATCGAAGCCTAAGCGCCTCAGCAACTTGGAGCATTTGGCATTGAATATGATAGAAGCGGGTGGCGACTTCGGCCAGGATATGCCTTATGGACAGGCATTAATAAAg GTGGGTCAAGCTGAGCAGAAGCTGGGCCAGCATGAGCATGATTTCATAGCCACCTCGGGAATTTGCTTTACGCAACCATTGCGCAAGTTTCTTGAAGGTGAGATGAAGACAATAAGCAAGGAGCGCGGCATACTGGAGACTAAACG CTTGGACTTGGATGCCTGCAAGAATCGTGTGAAGAAGGCACGCAGCATGCTGGGTCAGCAGGCG GCCGAACGTGATTTGCGTGTGGCACAGGCCGAGTTCGATCGTCAGTCGGAGATAACTAAGCTACTGCTGGATGGCATTAGCACATCTCAGGCATCGCATTTGCGGCATCTTCATGCCTTCATACAGACACAGGTGCGCTACTACAAGCAGTGTGGCGACGTCATGGAGCAATTGCAGCGCGAATTGGCCAA AATGCAGCCAGCCAAGCCGCGCCTGCGCATCAATAGCGAAGATGTCGACGGGCCTCCCAGCATTGCTTCGGCGCATTCTTTTGACTCTGATACAACTTCCATTGCACTAGCACTAGCTGTAGAAAGCGATCACGAGTCTGATAGTGATAGTGCGCATTTATATCGCAGCATAGACATTGGCCAAGCCAAGGCGCTCACACATCTGCTGGAAGAGTTTGAAATTGAGTTCGATACGAGCGCCATAACAACA GTTATTTTTGTAGCTGAATGCTCACCCATTAATGAGGATTACATGTACGGCAAGCAGGGTCTGATGAAGGGCTTGGTGCCTCGTGCTTTTGTCGAGATGCTTGATGATGAGCACGATGTTACACTCTAA
- the LOC108596389 gene encoding endophilin-B1 isoform X1 yields the protein MNINLPNFNMKNLVKEAGSTISRVVQLTEEKLGTTERTEYDLHFQSLAERADVTKSWTEKIVRDTESVLIPNPQNRVEDFIFEKIDKSKPKRLSNLEHLALNMIEAGGDFGQDMPYGQALIKVGQAEQKLGQHEHDFIATSGICFTQPLRKFLEGEMKTISKERGILETKRLDLDACKNRVKKARSMLGQQAKDGISPEAVLEQAERDLRVAQAEFDRQSEITKLLLDGISTSQASHLRHLHAFIQTQVRYYKQCGDVMEQLQRELANLGGPTPYMPVDMENGGKSNSAGARGAGNNNSNSSHSSHKPNQSMPLQVNTDQMQRARVLCSYDAKDHTELNLSANEVIFVAECSPINEDYMYGKQGLMKGLVPRAFVEMLDDEHDVTL from the exons ATGAATATAAACTTGCCgaattttaatatgaaaaacCTCGTTAAAGAGGCGGGCAGCACAATATCGCGAGTGGTGCAG CTGACGGAGGAAAAGTTGGGCACCACAGAGCGCACCGAATATGATTTACACTTCCAAAGTCTGGCCGAACGCGCGGATGTGACAAAGTCATGGACCGAGAAGATTGTGCGGGACACAGAATCGGTGCTCATACCGAATCCACAGAACCGTGTGGAGGATTTTATATTCGAAAAAATAGATAAATCGAAGCCTAAGCGCCTCAGCAACTTGGAGCATTTGGCATTGAATATGATAGAAGCGGGTGGCGACTTCGGCCAGGATATGCCTTATGGACAGGCATTAATAAAg GTGGGTCAAGCTGAGCAGAAGCTGGGCCAGCATGAGCATGATTTCATAGCCACCTCGGGAATTTGCTTTACGCAACCATTGCGCAAGTTTCTTGAAGGTGAGATGAAGACAATAAGCAAGGAGCGCGGCATACTGGAGACTAAACG CTTGGACTTGGATGCCTGCAAGAATCGTGTGAAGAAGGCACGCAGCATGCTGGGTCAGCAGGCG AAAGATGGCATTTCGCCAGAGGCTGTCTTGGAACAG GCCGAACGTGATTTGCGTGTGGCACAGGCCGAGTTCGATCGTCAGTCGGAGATAACTAAGCTACTGCTGGATGGCATTAGCACATCTCAGGCATCGCATTTGCGGCATCTTCATGCCTTCATACAGACACAGGTGCGCTACTACAAGCAGTGTGGCGACGTCATGGAGCAATTGCAGCGCGAATTGGCCAA CTTGGGAGGCCCAACGCCATATATGCCGGTCGACATGGAGAACGGGGGCAAGTCCAATTCAGCTGGCGCACGTGGCGCTggaaataacaacagcaacagcagccactcTAGCCACAAGCCCAATCAGTCCATGCCCTTGCAAGTGAACACGGATCAAATGCAACGTGCTCGTGTGCTTTGTTCTTATGATGCCAAGGATCATACTGAATTGAATCTCAGCGCTAATGAG GTTATTTTTGTAGCTGAATGCTCACCCATTAATGAGGATTACATGTACGGCAAGCAGGGTCTGATGAAGGGCTTGGTGCCTCGTGCTTTTGTCGAGATGCTTGATGATGAGCACGATGTTACACTCTAA
- the LOC108596389 gene encoding endophilin-B1 isoform X2, protein MNINLPNFNMKNLVKEAGSTISRVVQLTEEKLGTTERTEYDLHFQSLAERADVTKSWTEKIVRDTESVLIPNPQNRVEDFIFEKIDKSKPKRLSNLEHLALNMIEAGGDFGQDMPYGQALIKVGQAEQKLGQHEHDFIATSGICFTQPLRKFLEGEMKTISKERGILETKRLDLDACKNRVKKARSMLGQQAAERDLRVAQAEFDRQSEITKLLLDGISTSQASHLRHLHAFIQTQVRYYKQCGDVMEQLQRELANLGGPTPYMPVDMENGGKSNSAGARGAGNNNSNSSHSSHKPNQSMPLQVNTDQMQRARVLCSYDAKDHTELNLSANEVIFVAECSPINEDYMYGKQGLMKGLVPRAFVEMLDDEHDVTL, encoded by the exons ATGAATATAAACTTGCCgaattttaatatgaaaaacCTCGTTAAAGAGGCGGGCAGCACAATATCGCGAGTGGTGCAG CTGACGGAGGAAAAGTTGGGCACCACAGAGCGCACCGAATATGATTTACACTTCCAAAGTCTGGCCGAACGCGCGGATGTGACAAAGTCATGGACCGAGAAGATTGTGCGGGACACAGAATCGGTGCTCATACCGAATCCACAGAACCGTGTGGAGGATTTTATATTCGAAAAAATAGATAAATCGAAGCCTAAGCGCCTCAGCAACTTGGAGCATTTGGCATTGAATATGATAGAAGCGGGTGGCGACTTCGGCCAGGATATGCCTTATGGACAGGCATTAATAAAg GTGGGTCAAGCTGAGCAGAAGCTGGGCCAGCATGAGCATGATTTCATAGCCACCTCGGGAATTTGCTTTACGCAACCATTGCGCAAGTTTCTTGAAGGTGAGATGAAGACAATAAGCAAGGAGCGCGGCATACTGGAGACTAAACG CTTGGACTTGGATGCCTGCAAGAATCGTGTGAAGAAGGCACGCAGCATGCTGGGTCAGCAGGCG GCCGAACGTGATTTGCGTGTGGCACAGGCCGAGTTCGATCGTCAGTCGGAGATAACTAAGCTACTGCTGGATGGCATTAGCACATCTCAGGCATCGCATTTGCGGCATCTTCATGCCTTCATACAGACACAGGTGCGCTACTACAAGCAGTGTGGCGACGTCATGGAGCAATTGCAGCGCGAATTGGCCAA CTTGGGAGGCCCAACGCCATATATGCCGGTCGACATGGAGAACGGGGGCAAGTCCAATTCAGCTGGCGCACGTGGCGCTggaaataacaacagcaacagcagccactcTAGCCACAAGCCCAATCAGTCCATGCCCTTGCAAGTGAACACGGATCAAATGCAACGTGCTCGTGTGCTTTGTTCTTATGATGCCAAGGATCATACTGAATTGAATCTCAGCGCTAATGAG GTTATTTTTGTAGCTGAATGCTCACCCATTAATGAGGATTACATGTACGGCAAGCAGGGTCTGATGAAGGGCTTGGTGCCTCGTGCTTTTGTCGAGATGCTTGATGATGAGCACGATGTTACACTCTAA
- the LOC108596387 gene encoding protein CLP1 homolog, whose protein sequence is MSEDNNSGKDYTLEADSELRFEIEQKDAKVTVTLVSGFAELFGTELVKKKKYEFGVGAKVAIFTYQGCVLHATGKMDVCYISKETPMVQYVNCHAALEQFRMEAEEQDRRGPVVMVVGPMDVGKSTLCRILLNYAVRVGRRPLYADLDVGQGSISIPGNIATILIERPANIEEGFAKTAPLVYHFGHKSPSANSVLYNAVVSKMAEVTLQSLDANKRTKSSGIVVNTCGWVKGSGYAHLLHASRAYRARAIFVLDQERLYNDLLRDVSSNVHVVLLPKSGGVVERTKELRHESREQRIKEYFYGNARTPFYPFSFEVKFQDLRLYKIGAPPLPDSCMPIGMKAEDNKKKVVAVTPTQALLHHVLTLTFAESTDDDVIGTNVAGFCCVTDVDMERQSAMLLSPQPRPLPPNALLLWSELQFMDNHA, encoded by the exons ATGTCGGAGGACAACAACTCAGGCAAGGATTACACATTAGAGGCAGACTCAGAGCTGCGTTTTGAAATCGAACAGAAAGATGCCAAGGTGACAGTGACG cttgtcAGTGGCTTTGCGGAGCTATTTGGCACCGAGTTGGTAAAGAAAAAGAAGTACGAGTTCGGCGTCGGCGCTAAAGTGGCCATATTTACATATCAAGGATGTGTACTGCATGCGACTGGCAAAATGGATGTGTGTTACATATCCAAAGAGACACCAATGGTGCAGTATGTGAACTGCCATGCTGCACTGGAACAGTTTCGCATGGAGGCCGAGGAGCAAGATAGGCGTGGTCCAGTGGTTATGGTTGTTGGACCAATGGATGTGGGCAAGAGCACATTGTGTCGCATTTTGTTAAACTATGCAGTGCGTGTGGGCAGACGACCGCTGTACGCTGATCTTGATGTGGGCCAAGGATCCATATCTATACCAGGCAATATAGCCACTATACTTATCGAGCGACCCGCCAATATTGAGGAAGGATTTGCCAAAACAGCACCATTAGTTTATCATTTTGGGCACAAGTCGCCAAGCGCCAATAGCGTGCTCTACAATGCTGTTGTCTCAAAAATGGCAGAGGTAACGCTGCAATCGCTGGACGCCAACAAGCGCA CGAAAAGCTCTGGTATTGTTGTCAACACTTGCGGTTGGGTAAAGGGCTCCGGCTATGCGCATCTATTGCATGCATCTCGGGCTTACCGCGCACGTGCTATCTTTGTGCTGGACCAGGAACGTCTATACAATGATCTGCTGCGCGATGTGTCTTCCAACGTGCACGTGGTGCTGTTGCCCAAAAGCGGTGGCGTGGTGGAACGCACCAAAGAGTTGCGTCATGAATCACGCGAGCAGCGCATTAAGGAATATTTCTATGGCAATGCACGCACACCGTTTTATCCGTTCTCGTTTGAAGTCAAGTTTCAGGATCTGCGTCTCTACAAAATCGGAGCTCCACCGTTGCCCGACTCATGCATGCCCATTGGCATGAAGGCAGAGGATAACAAGAAGAAGGTAGTGGCCGTAACACCCACACAAGCTCTGCTGCATCACGTACTTACGCTGACGTTTGCGGAGTCCACCGACGATGATGTCATAGGCACAAACGTGGCGGGTTTCTGTTGCGT CACTGATGTAGACATGGAGCGTCAATCTGCAATGCTGCTCTCCCCACAGCCCCGACCATTGCCTCCAAATGCACTACTGTTGTGGTCTGAGCTGCAGTTTATGGATAATCATGCCTAA
- the LOC108596391 gene encoding histone H3-like centromeric protein cid, which produces MGRRKLPAPKATAKPKPRQPQPPSDDEISDDGLTFRTPERQNTTDYGLEFTTSRLAELNTSPRTRRCSTMRKQQQVTQTSLEDNEDVENRPPSSPTPPAHTSPQRQGQRQQTQNSNAAAAGSRRRRQMRPERRDAKMMREMMRLQANPGFLIPRLSFARVVREVLSIYNISSITLTGMEALQTASEMYVTQRFQDANMLTLFRKRVTLEVRDMAMVAYFCRAHGYL; this is translated from the coding sequence ATGGGACGAAGGAAATTACCTGCACCCAAAGCTACAGCGAAGCCTAAGCCACGACAACCACAACCACCAAGTGATGATGAAATCTCCGATGATGGCCTTACGTTTCGTACACCGGAGCGGCAAAATACTACAGACTATGGCTTGGAATTTACTACAAGCCGTTTGGCTGAGCTAAATACTTCCCCGCGCACAAGACGCTGTTCCACAATGcgaaaacagcagcaagtaaCTCAAACATCTTTGGAAGACAATGAAGATGTTGAGAACAGGCCGCCTTCATCGCCTACCCCGCCGGCTCACACATCGCCGCAGAGGCAAGGCCAACGACAGCAAACTCAAAATAGcaatgccgctgccgctggctcTCGACGCCGTCGACAAATGAGACCTGAACGTCGGGACGCGAAAATGATGCGCGAGATGATGCGTCTGCAAGCCAATCCAGGTTTCCTGATACCCCGCCTATCTTTTGCTCGCGTAGTGCGCGAAGTCTTATCAATCTATAATATCAGTTCTATAACATTAACTGGCATGGAGGCGCTGCAAACAGCCAGCGAGATGTACGTGACGCAACGCTTCCAGGATGCCAACATGCTCACATTATTTCGCAAGCGAGTCACACTTGAGGTGCGCGATATGGCGATGGTGGCATATTTTTGCCGAGCTCACGGATATCTGTGa